The following is a genomic window from Adhaeribacter radiodurans.
ACGTGTACACCTAAGAAAATACCACCATTGTAAGGGCTTTTAAAATTGTCGTAATCAGTGTTGTCGTTGTACCACGAAGTTCTGATTCCCAGGGAAATACCCGCATACGGATCAAATTTGCTATCATCTATATCCAGGTCTTTCAGCAACTCGCCCAAATGGTAAGAACCCCGGGCCCCAAAATAAAGGAAGTTATAGTTCCACTTGTAACCCGAATATCGGTAACCGTAACGGGCGTAATCGAAAAAGCCACCTATCGAAATGTTATTTTTGTAATCGACCTCTAAAGAGGCGCCAATCGGAACGCCACCGGCGGTGTAGGCAGCTAAACCAATACCAACGTTTAAATATTTGTTTTTAACAGGCGTTTGGGCTTGCGCTTGAGAAATGGTAAAAATTGCTACTAAACAGAACAGAATTAAGGTAAACTTTTTCATAAGGTGTTAAGTGGTTTTGGATGGGTTAAGTGATTAAAGGTTTAATTTGGTTTAAATTTTTACTAATTTGTTTTGATTTATTACTGTTTTATTTGCCTTATTTGATAGAACAAAGGTAGTAGCTGCAACTACCCAGGAGAATAGGCGCTATTACTCATTTTATCTAGGTAGTATTGCTTATATAAGAAATAATTATACAGATTTTAGAGGTTGTGGGCTGCCAGATATAGTTTAATGTAATGTGTAAAGTTTTAAATTCCAACTATTTAACTATTGATTAAATTAAAATTTGGTTATTGAATGCATTCAAAATGGGCTAATTGAAGGAAAGTTATTTAGTAAATTAAATATGTAAATTTACACTTAATAATTATAAATTTGGCTAGACAAGACCGTGAAAAGTAGCAGAAGTTTAATAGATGATTTTTGCTTTTTAATACGTCGAAAAATAGAATATATTTACTTTCTAAATTATAATAATGATTTTGGTGATCGTGTAAAAAATTACCTTAATTGTTTAATACTAGCTGCTTACTCATATCCTTACCCGTATTTTTATTAGCTTTCTCTTATGCGATTTACTTTTATTCTGTCGATGTTCCTGTTGATTTTAGTACAGTTCATTGGCCATATTTCTGCCCAAGCCGCAACGGAACCGCTAATAATTTTACAAGAACAACCTTTTAGTTACGATATTGGTAGCCAGGTTTATTTATTGGAAGACCCAAGCGGCAAATTAACCTTTGACCAGGTACGGCAACAGCCAACTAAATTTACTAAAAGTCAACAAGAAGCACCCGTTTATGGCCCTTCTTCATCGGCTGTTTGGGCTGTTTTTCGGGTCCGTAATGCAAGTCAGGAAAATAAATGGTACCTGGAAGTAGGCAGTTCTTTTTTGCAGGAAGTAGATTTATACCGTATAACCGCTAACGGGGGCTTTGAAATAATAAAGTCCGGAGCCGGGCAATCGTACGAAACCCGATTGGTGAAAACAAACCGATTAATTTTGCCGCTCAACCTGCCTACTGGAACCGAACAAACCTATTACGCCCGCTTCCGCAGCCGGAATATTCTGCGTTTTCCCCTGCAAATTGCCACCATGACGGCACTTTACGAGAAGAACCATACCATAGATGTGCTCAACGGCATTTACTTCGGCTTGTTGTTCGCCTTAATGGTATATAACCTGTTCGTATATTTCTCCTTGCGCGACAAAGCATATTTGTATTACATATTTTTTATTTTTTGTATTGCCGCTGATACCGCTTGCATCCGGGGGTACTTTTTAGAATTTTTACCCGAACCACTCGCCTGGATGGTGAATATCCGGGTTTTTGCTGGCCTGGCCATCTTGTTTTCGTTGTGGTTTACCAACGCTATTTTACAGGTAAAACAATATTTGCCTAAGCTTTACCGCCTGCGTTGGATTATTATTTTGTCGGTGGGTATTATAATGTTGCTAAACGTGTTGCGGTTGTACGTCTGGAGCTTTGCCTGGATGTTGCTTTCCTTTATTCCTGTTTACTTATACGTGTATACGGCTGGTATTCTTATTTACCGGCGCGGTTTTAAACCGGCTCTTTATTATACTTTAGGCTTAGCCGCTTTGGGCGTGGGTATTCTAATTTATATCTGCAAAGATAACAATATACTACCCGAAACGGCCTTTACCGAAAGCAGCCTGCAACTAGGTTCTTTTATTGAAGCGGTGGTTTTATCGTATGCTTTAGCCAGTAAATTTAATTTTTACAAGCTG
Proteins encoded in this region:
- a CDS encoding outer membrane beta-barrel protein is translated as MKKFTLILFCLVAIFTISQAQAQTPVKNKYLNVGIGLAAYTAGGVPIGASLEVDYKNNISIGGFFDYARYGYRYSGYKWNYNFLYFGARGSYHLGELLKDLDIDDSKFDPYAGISLGIRTSWYNDNTDYDNFKSPYNGGIFLGVHVGSRYMFSEKLGGFAEVGYGVSALRLGVTAKF
- a CDS encoding sensor histidine kinase codes for the protein MRFTFILSMFLLILVQFIGHISAQAATEPLIILQEQPFSYDIGSQVYLLEDPSGKLTFDQVRQQPTKFTKSQQEAPVYGPSSSAVWAVFRVRNASQENKWYLEVGSSFLQEVDLYRITANGGFEIIKSGAGQSYETRLVKTNRLILPLNLPTGTEQTYYARFRSRNILRFPLQIATMTALYEKNHTIDVLNGIYFGLLFALMVYNLFVYFSLRDKAYLYYIFFIFCIAADTACIRGYFLEFLPEPLAWMVNIRVFAGLAILFSLWFTNAILQVKQYLPKLYRLRWIIILSVGIIMLLNVLRLYVWSFAWMLLSFIPVYLYVYTAGILIYRRGFKPALYYTLGLAALGVGILIYICKDNNILPETAFTESSLQLGSFIEAVVLSYALASKFNFYKLEKEQVQAQAMQQAIAFSQELIQSQENERKRIAAELHDSVGQSLILIKNRILLLKKRLDDPEKVARHADDLTETVAHTISEIRGISYGLRPFQLDMLGLTQSINGLVDEVSEGSGIDIRVNADSIDNLFPKEQEINVYRIIQECLNNIVKHSAATSARVNIVREDGLVHLSVEDNGKGINPTNATNSVPKSGFGLRGMQERLSILAGKLQIKSAVPQGTVIQITLPVKPVPVATTVTTREFVS